Proteins encoded together in one Deinococcus hopiensis KR-140 window:
- the rplM gene encoding 50S ribosomal protein L13 produces MKTYVPKNDEQNWIVVDAANVPLGRLATLIASRIRGKHRPDFTPNMIQGDFVVVLNAAQVALTGNKLDGKVYTRYTGYQGGLKTETARQALAKHPERVIEHAVFGMLPKGRQGRAMHSRLKVYAGSAHPHAAQKPQVLEVK; encoded by the coding sequence GTGAAAACTTACGTTCCCAAGAACGACGAGCAGAACTGGATCGTGGTGGACGCGGCGAACGTGCCGCTGGGCCGCCTCGCCACGCTGATCGCCAGCCGTATCCGCGGCAAGCACCGCCCCGACTTCACGCCCAACATGATCCAGGGCGACTTCGTGGTCGTGCTCAACGCCGCGCAGGTGGCGCTGACGGGCAACAAGCTCGACGGCAAGGTGTACACCCGCTACACCGGTTACCAGGGCGGCCTGAAAACGGAAACCGCCCGTCAGGCGCTGGCCAAGCACCCCGAGCGCGTGATTGAGCACGCCGTGTTCGGCATGCTGCCCAAGGGCCGTCAGGGCCGCGCCATGCACAGCCGCCTGAAGGTCTACGCGGGCAGCGCGCATCCCCACGCCGCCCAGAAGCCCCAAGTGCTCGAGGTCAAATAA
- a CDS encoding PIG-L deacetylase family protein → MNLLAVFSHPDDECGCAATLAKHALRGDQVMIVWTTYGEMSSKFRGIPHAEVKATRERWGTDVAGMIGARHHFFDMGDTRMQGSREEALQLARLYAEFKPDAIITWDDKGGGTFTPHPDHRATVKIAYDALVLARLPKALMEGQEENGEPEPHRKTVNFYQYAQYGTPDPTLPIVHVDVTETIEVAGQVYGYYARHMHGQEGDFPMDRFKIGRAANAHHTGGQFTEKYTVKRMYHPVIPYLL, encoded by the coding sequence ATGAATCTCCTGGCCGTCTTCAGCCACCCTGACGATGAGTGCGGTTGCGCAGCCACACTCGCCAAACATGCCCTGCGTGGCGATCAGGTCATGATCGTGTGGACCACCTACGGCGAGATGTCAAGCAAGTTCCGCGGCATTCCACACGCCGAGGTCAAGGCGACGCGCGAACGCTGGGGAACGGACGTGGCGGGAATGATCGGCGCGCGTCACCACTTCTTCGATATGGGCGACACGCGGATGCAAGGGTCCAGGGAAGAAGCGCTACAACTCGCGCGGCTGTACGCCGAATTTAAACCCGACGCCATCATCACCTGGGACGACAAGGGGGGCGGAACCTTTACCCCTCATCCCGATCACCGGGCCACGGTGAAGATCGCCTACGACGCCCTCGTGCTGGCCCGGCTGCCCAAGGCACTGATGGAAGGCCAGGAGGAAAACGGGGAACCGGAACCCCACCGGAAAACGGTCAACTTCTATCAGTACGCCCAGTACGGCACCCCGGACCCAACGCTGCCCATCGTCCACGTGGACGTGACCGAGACCATCGAGGTGGCGGGGCAGGTGTACGGCTATTACGCGCGGCACATGCACGGCCAGGAGGGCGACTTTCCCATGGACCGCTTCAAGATTGGCAGAGCTGCGAACGCCCACCACACCGGGGGGCAATTCACCGAGAAATACACGGTCAAGCGGATGTACCACCCCGTTATTCCTTACCTGCTCTGA
- the aroB gene encoding 3-dehydroquinate synthase: MRRIEVGGSQPYAVEVGAGLLGQARINGRQVALIHPADLPPDFVQAVQEVLAPVVTVEVPPRDDCKTLTVLEGVLSRLATVNLPRDGAVVGMGGGAVTDLAGFAAASYLRGVAFYTMPTTLLGMVDAAVGGKTGVNLPEGKNLVGAFWPPRAVWCDTDTLATLPPTVFREGAAEAYKHGLIADSTLLDRVLSPDFRPGGPGLEDTLADAIQVKAEVVTRDLTEQGERAFLNFGHTLAHALEAVTHHAVPHGEAVGYGMHYAARLSSAQGGADLTERTLAFLRWQRPQPLPHLGFDDLWPYMARDKKADSEGVRFVLLHDLARPYLTRVPEDVLREEFNRWQDEVRAALLPVQ, encoded by the coding sequence GTGCGGCGGATTGAGGTGGGGGGTTCCCAGCCCTACGCCGTGGAGGTTGGGGCGGGGCTGCTCGGCCAGGCGCGGATAAATGGACGTCAGGTGGCCCTGATCCATCCGGCGGACTTACCCCCGGACTTCGTGCAAGCGGTGCAGGAAGTCCTCGCGCCGGTGGTGACGGTGGAGGTGCCGCCCCGCGACGACTGCAAGACGCTCACCGTGCTGGAAGGCGTGCTGTCCCGGCTGGCAACGGTCAACCTGCCCCGTGACGGCGCGGTGGTAGGCATGGGCGGCGGCGCGGTCACGGACCTCGCGGGCTTTGCGGCCGCCAGCTACCTGCGCGGCGTCGCCTTCTACACCATGCCCACCACCCTGCTGGGCATGGTGGACGCGGCGGTGGGCGGCAAGACGGGCGTGAACCTGCCCGAGGGCAAGAACCTGGTGGGGGCCTTCTGGCCGCCAAGGGCAGTGTGGTGCGACACCGACACGCTCGCCACCCTGCCCCCCACCGTCTTCCGCGAGGGGGCCGCCGAGGCGTACAAACACGGCCTGATTGCGGACTCCACGCTGCTGGACCGGGTGCTCTCGCCGGATTTCCGCCCAGGTGGACCGGGGCTGGAAGACACCCTCGCCGACGCCATTCAGGTCAAGGCGGAGGTGGTGACGCGGGACCTGACCGAGCAAGGTGAGCGGGCGTTTCTGAACTTCGGGCACACGCTGGCGCACGCACTGGAAGCGGTGACCCATCACGCTGTACCGCACGGCGAGGCCGTGGGCTACGGGATGCACTATGCCGCCCGGCTTTCATCCGCCCAGGGTGGCGCGGACCTCACGGAACGAACCCTCGCCTTTCTGCGCTGGCAGCGGCCCCAGCCCCTCCCCCACCTGGGCTTCGACGACCTGTGGCCCTATATGGCCCGCGACAAGAAGGCGGACAGCGAGGGCGTGCGCTTCGTGCTGCTGCATGATCTGGCTCGGCCTTACCTGACGCGGGTACCCGAAGACGTACTGCGGGAGGAATTTAACCGCTGGCAGGACGAGGTGAGGGCGGCGCTGCTTCCCGTACAGTAG
- a CDS encoding shikimate kinase: MNDPEIPEGVPVTLPNGLSTRLSPMNGSGLIERPVTWVTLAGFMGTGKSRIGWELSRALALHFVDTDKLITRVVGKSIPEVFAEEGEGYFRACEAEVVRRVTRLDHAVISLGGGTFIHEGNRHRLLERGPVVVLWATPETVYQRTRHSDRPLLKTPDPLSQIRTLMTEREPHYRQGTIHVHSDGRPAEEIVEEIIERLWAWADTQAAWVTEPGSGVGERAAD; the protein is encoded by the coding sequence CGAATGGGCTTTCCACTAGACTGTCCCCCATGAACGGGTCCGGCCTGATTGAGCGTCCCGTCACCTGGGTGACGCTGGCGGGCTTTATGGGCACCGGGAAGAGCCGCATTGGGTGGGAACTCTCGCGGGCACTCGCCCTGCATTTCGTCGATACCGACAAGTTGATCACCCGTGTGGTAGGCAAGAGCATTCCCGAGGTCTTTGCCGAGGAGGGCGAGGGGTATTTCCGCGCGTGCGAGGCTGAGGTGGTCCGGCGTGTCACCCGTCTGGACCATGCGGTGATCAGCCTCGGCGGGGGCACCTTTATCCACGAGGGCAACCGCCACCGTCTGCTGGAGCGCGGTCCCGTCGTGGTGCTGTGGGCCACACCGGAAACGGTTTACCAGCGGACCCGGCACAGTGACCGGCCCCTGCTCAAGACCCCCGATCCCCTGTCGCAGATTCGCACCCTGATGACCGAGCGCGAGCCGCACTACCGTCAGGGCACCATCCACGTCCACAGCGATGGGCGCCCCGCCGAGGAAATCGTGGAAGAGATCATTGAGCGCCTGTGGGCCTGGGCCGACACGCAGGCGGCCTGGGTGACCGAACCCGGCTCGGGGGTCGGTGAACGTGCGGCGGATTGA
- the aroQ gene encoding type II 3-dehydroquinate dehydratase: MLLVLNGPNLNRLGLREPGVYGSQTLEDLERLCEAWGAELETPVTCRQSNYEGQLLEWVQDAQEHGFTGIVINPGALTHSSYALRDAIAGQPLPVVEVHISNVDAREAFRHTSVTAAVCRGKISGLGFLGYRLAMEALLEGSG; this comes from the coding sequence ATGCTGCTCGTGCTGAACGGCCCCAACCTCAACCGCCTCGGCCTGCGCGAACCCGGCGTGTACGGCTCCCAGACGCTCGAAGACCTGGAGCGGCTGTGCGAGGCCTGGGGCGCGGAACTGGAAACGCCCGTCACTTGCCGCCAGAGCAACTACGAGGGGCAACTGCTCGAATGGGTACAAGACGCCCAGGAACACGGCTTTACCGGCATCGTGATCAATCCCGGCGCGCTGACGCATTCTTCCTACGCCCTGCGAGACGCCATCGCGGGGCAACCCCTGCCCGTGGTGGAGGTCCACATCAGCAACGTAGACGCGCGCGAAGCGTTCCGGCACACGTCGGTCACGGCGGCGGTCTGCCGGGGCAAGATCAGCGGCCTGGGCTTTCTGGGCTACCGCCTGGCGATGGAGGCGCTGCTGGAGGGGAGCGGATGA